One Streptomyces dangxiongensis genomic window, CTCACACGGTGGAGAGACAGTGCCGGCGGCTGCCGGGGACGCCTCGCGCGCCCCTCCGCACGCTCTGGTGACCGCCGTTCGCAGCGCATGACACTGGCAACCGTCGTCCGGGGACACCGACGATGAAACCAGTGGTAAGGAGACGATCCGCATGCGCCGTATCACCTCGCTCGCCATCGCCTCGGTCGCCTTCGCGGCGGCCCTCGGCACCGCCCCCGCCGTGTCCGCCCCGGCGGCCACGCAGTCCGGCGCCGTCGCCGCGGCCTTCCACTGCGACCCGGGGCACTTCTGCATCTACAGCGGCTGGGACGGCGGCGGGACCCGCTGCCAGTGGACGTCGGAGAAGGTCGCGAACACCGCCGACGCGTGCTCCTTCATCCGCAACGGCAAGAAGGTGCTGTCCGTGTGGAACGGCACAGGTCACCGCATCCAGTACTACACGCAGACCAACTACCACGCGCGCGTCGGATCGACGACCGCCGGTCATGGCGGCAACCTCCAGGGCAGCTACCAGATCCGCTCCTTCAAGAAGCAGTAGGCCCGTGAGCGCGGATCCAGGCGTCGCAACAGCGTGTCCGCGCGTGGGCGGGCGGCGGCGGACGTCCCGCGCCCGACCTCAGGCTGGGACGGTGGGAGGCCGTCGCGCCAGCGCCCCGGCGGATTCTGTGTGCGGTGGGGGACCAGGTCCGAGTCGGGCGTTTCGCGGTGGCGGCCGGGTCCACCGGGTCAGGACCCCTGTCGGGTGCTCCTGACTGACGTGGTGCGGGCGAACCAGGTCCGGGCCTCGTCGTCGGACAGGACGCGGATCAGCTCGGCCTTGCCCGGGAGATGGGGAAAGAACCGGTCGGCGTTCCAACTGCGCCTGTACAGCGGTTCGTCCAGTACGAGCAGGCGGTACCCCTCCACCACGGGGATGTCGTCGGGCAGTCCCTCGTTCCAGATCCGCTCGCCGTCCGGGGCGAGGAGTTCGAAGGCTCCGGTCGCGACGGCGTCGGTGGGTTCTTGAGCGGGCTCGGGATCCGTGGCCAGGCGGACGATCTCGGCTGAAGGAGCGGTGCCGGGCACGTGGCCGCCACCGACCAGGACGTGGGCGAGCAGCGTGTGCAACTGGAAGTTGTCCCCGATGCCGCCGATCCGCATCTCGAACCCGCTCCCGGTGGGCCGGTGCAGCACCATCAGGGGCTCGTCGTCCAGCACCGCCAGGGCGTAGGCCAGGCACTTGAGGTCGTGCCGCCCGAGGGCTGCCAGCTCGCGGCAGGCGGGGAGGAGTGCGGAGGCGTGCCGACGGCGTACCTCCGCGCTGCGGCACAGCACCGCCAGCGCGGGCGGCTGCCATTCCTCGGCCGAGCACCAGGCCAGCGCCAGCCGCGTGACCTCGTACGCGTCGCCGCCCAAGCGGGCCGGCAGCGCATCGTCGATGATCTCCTCGTCGGGCTCCGGCAGTTCGTCCTCGGCGCCGCCGGCAGTGTTCCAGCGGTGGGCGAACTCCAGGGCGTCGAACAGGTCTTGGCGGACACCGTCGAGGACCGGTTCCGCGC contains:
- a CDS encoding peptidase inhibitor family I36 protein, whose amino-acid sequence is MRRITSLAIASVAFAAALGTAPAVSAPAATQSGAVAAAFHCDPGHFCIYSGWDGGGTRCQWTSEKVANTADACSFIRNGKKVLSVWNGTGHRIQYYTQTNYHARVGSTTAGHGGNLQGSYQIRSFKKQ